The sequence CAGTCCCGTTTTAACGACGGAGACAAAAGAAGGAGAACGGCTGACATGAAAACCTAATTATCACCTGTCAGTGACGGCCGACTCAGTTAGAGATGAAGGAGTAGACACGGGACAGTCACCGTCATCGCTCTGTAGGAAAGGAATACTTGACTGTTGCTGTCTTTGAAGGTTTTTGTTTCCCAGCTTTGGTAACCAACGTTGTTGTTCATGTTAATGATTAATAAAAAACACTTGACCAGCAGTCGCATGCTTATGTCTGAGAGGCTAAAGGAGGAACAAAAACATTGGTGTTTCACAACATGGAACGAGAACAGTTTGTTTTCAGAGTAAATATCaaaccaaacatttattttagccATAATATCATTAAGGTTTCCCTCAATTATCATGATGTTGAAATACAACAAAagcattttaaacaaacaagtaaattaaacaaaaaatactaGTGAAGGGGCTTGGCATCACTGTCTTAATTTCCCAAAAGAACTGGCAGGGTCAGTCCTGAGACTGCTATGTTTTACTGTTCTGCATCTgtaagatgaataaataaatcttaaaagaaaaacagattggCATTTATTTATACCTCCCCTTCACTGGGTAGCACTGTCATGAAAAAGGAGGTGTCCTGGCTCTATGGGTCTTAGGTCTACAGTCCTTAAACTACTGTCTGTGAATCTGCAGATAGGTACTACTGAACTGTCCTGGTTCCATCAAGTCCTACAGGTTTAGTCTGAACTTAGAAAATGTGCTTGTATCATTTTTGCTCCAAGCgtagaaatatttatttcctcaATAGaccgcccccccccccagtctGTTATAAAAGCGACCGTATAGTCAGTTTAGATCTTCAGTAAGATTGAACCTTGAAGTGATCCTTGTGGAACACCTTTTGTAAGTGATAGAAACTCTGGttagatatttacagctttaacACCCAGAAATCTACCAGAAAGGTAATTCTGCAAATAACAGTGTCAATATAATATTGGAGAGTGTCTGAATGAGAAGATTATGATACAACAAGTATGATGATATTTTTTGAGAGGTTATGAATATTTGCTTTAAAGTAAGGCACTTTTACTGAGATTGAGGGACCCATAGGAATGTGAAGCATGTTAATGGACACTATTGTGCATTTAAATGGACTCAAGGATCCCTCTGCccttaatttatttaaatttgtttgactTAGTATGCTATGCAGTTCAGTTACAACCTGATATATTTATGCACAAGGACACTGGTAGAGTTTCAGCAGGATTATATGTTGCAAAAGCGAGAAAAGTGCACTGTTTGGGGCAGCCGAGGGGACTTTCTGATGCACAAGATTCCCGCAGGTATGATGCCACGCTAAGTTGATGTGCTTGTGTTCTCgtatttacagaaataaaagtttattaaacaaaccCATGCACGCCTGGAAGTCCATGTTTTTGTCTGGGTGTGCAACAAGATGTTTGAATGAATATGTTGTACTATAACTCTGACACCTTATGGACCAAACTATCATTTATACCAGGTGTGTCTGTTTCAATTTAAGGATCAAGCAGCCTTGAAAAGAATCCAGAAAACTGTCATGAACAACAAAGTTAGTGGGTTATTGTGTTTAAGGTGAAAACTGAGAGGGAAGTCTTCTGCTGCCGTTGTCAAAATACATGAAGTGAAACACTTCCTCTGTCCTCAGAGCTGATCTGATTCCTGAGACGTGAAGATCTGATAAAGAACTGTGAGTATTTGAAGTTTTGATTTATCTATGATGCTTCACTTTTTTTTGAATGCATTGGGCCTTTTTATAATCTGAATATGACTGCTGATGGTCAGTGATAATATTTATTTGTTCAAACCTTGACAAACATTAGAGCTGCTTCTCTGTGGATTTCCTCAGGATGGCAAAGCCACCAGCTACCTTTACTAAAAACATCCTGTGTTGTGTCTGTCTGCTGTGGCtcagttttcttttctgtttgttttgttatgtGGTGCACCCAGGGGGGATTTTAAGAGAAGACCTTAAGGGATGCACAGCTCAAAAAAGTTGTGGCatgtaaaaaatgagttgtgtacactaagaaaaaggaatctgggcaaaagtaaatttaacttaattaATCTTcaatatcaacaataaaaatccaagGATTTGGTTTGACATAAATACATCTAATTTTGTCGTCAGGAATATTGAAACAATGTGGACATTTCTACTCAACTAAGAACCAAGGTGGTTTCAGTTCAGTTTCAGCTGTAATAAGCTGAATATCCAGGCCGAAAAACCCTGCTTTATCTACAGCCAGGAtgtgaaaaaagtgatgaaaacctTTTAGAGAAGGCAAAAAAGGACTACACCCAATGACTTTAAAGTACATATAAACCCTGTTTTTAGTCCCTGTgaattttttatgtattttatgatgttttttatgttcactgtgtttttttttttctacttgttttactcactgtgcagcactttgatAAGCGTAATGTCTTGTAAAATGTACTATAGAAATAAAGAGGATTGGATTGGACTGgatataaatgcatttttattgtaatttaatAGCATTTAGTGACACATTTCCTGGTGCTGGTGTCCAATCCCCCCTGCCCTGTCTGGTGCATACCGCAGCCACTTCTAGACCTCCTGGGCAAACACAAATTGGGTGACTGTCCCAGGTCCTCCCTGCAGTACAAAAACATCGaaatagaaaatacaaataaagtgTAAAGTTAAGCTTAGTGTATACTTCTGCGGTGGCAGCAAACCTAGAGTGAAAATGTGACTTGATGCAGAATCCTGTCAGTTTCTGGTTCTTACTCTCTGATTGGGTAATGGTTGCAGCCTTGCATACTGACACACCTGTTTTAAATTCAATGCAGGTGTGTCAGTCTGCCAGGCTGCAACCATTACCAAATCAGAGAgtaactgattgattgattttattttgaaacggAATGTCCAAAGAATGTTCACGGATTTGTTACCAACCTTGGCCTGTGCATATTATCAAGCAAGAATACCAGATTTTTGAACAATAGATAAAAGATTGTGTGCTTACCTGGGTGCTTGGCTTCAGAATGAGACACAATGGATGAGTTCACCACGCGATGATCTCCCGGCCGACCATACATCATCGAATTTTGGATCATATTTCCCGGGCAACTTGCAGTTTCCCGGTCAACTATAAATTGATGGCTTTTCAATAACATGCAGTTTCGCCgtcattcatttttcaattatttatcAACATTGTTGTCATCACCCGGTCAACCAGAAATAGATGCTTAATCAACCACAATAGCCGATCATAAATCAATGCTATTCCAATGTCAACCATTCTGACAGTTCAGATGAAATATTAACATTGCTGTCTGGGTAAGCCTGACTTTGTTACCTTAAAAGTTTCATCCTGtgtttcaaaactacaaaatactacattatccatgaataaatgccccctgtgatgcattgtgggtcTTTCAAATGAGTGATAAATGGCTTTTGTAACAATCAGGAATAGATGAACTGCTATCTGAAGGCATGGCGTTGATGATAGATCAAATTGGTGGGATTCAAATCTGGGGATATGTAGGctgaattttcccatgatgccctgggacagagtgtttatgtgtttagatctgtttaaatgtgattaggtgagtttagatgttgaatGCTGGAcagagatcactgctgggattcctttgttcatctctctgatggattattgttgGTTTTGATGGTCAACACTTTTGCACCGTGAGTGAAAAGAGGACTTCCTGAAAATCAGTTTCACTGCCCGACTTACATCTGAGGTAAAAAATGTAACCATTctttgttaatttcattgacaaGGTAATATCTACAAATGTAGAAACAAATGCAGGTACTTCCTTTGCAAATATTGAACAGGTGTTACTAAAGAATACCACTAGTGTGAGGGAATCACAGATGATACTATTCATATCATTTTGTTAGACTGCACTGACAGCATGAGTCACTTTTACAAGCTGATGATAACTGAAATTAcatgtatttcaaagaaaaaattgagttgaataaaaataagtctTGTTGAATCTACTTGAAAATGTAGGTAGATTTCACTTTGGTTTTTGTGTTCTTTCAGTAAAACAGAGTAGTAGTTTTTACAAAGATTTATCTGGCTAATCTCCAAAAAAGCTGATGCAACAAGTTGCCTAGGTTTTTCTTAGTAGATGggccgatttttttttttttatcagtgtagagttaaacttatttttctgtgagTGGAGGGCTGAGGTTTTATATGCCCTGTTTCTTTTGCACTGCTGGCTCAGattataaacttgtttttttttcatgtgattaAATTGTCTTCTACAGATGTGAAGCCATGGTGAACTTCAGACCATCAACAGTGGAGAGTCTGTCCTCAAACTCAGTCCAAAgacttcttctctttcttctgtGTCTCCTGCTTCTTCATCACCCTTCACTGGCTTACTCCCTGAATAACTGTACCTTTGATTTTACTGAGGATGCCTTGGCTGAAGTTTGTATGGATTGCACATCTAATGGACTTGTTTCTGTCCCTGATGACATCCCCAGAAATGCACACACGGTTAAACTTTCTGAGAATCAGATAAGAGAAATCAAAAGGGATGATTTTGTGAACATGGCAAAGCTAAGTTTTCTGAGCCTGGATAGTAATGTGATTGCTCACATAGACGATGGATCTTTCATGTATTTGGTGTCGTTAAAAGAACTCCACATGGCGAGTAATTATCTACCAAATCTGACAGGAAACCTCTTTCAAGGACTGTCAAACCTCTCTCTGCTTGATCTCAGTAACAATCAAATTAATTTCATTCATACCTCGGCCTTTGACTTCCTGACCAGCTTAAAAACTGTCATCCTAAACTCCAACAAGTTAGAAACCGTCACTGACATAGAGCCCGTTTTAAAACTACCCCACCTTCAGGTACTGAGGCTTAAACACAAtctgttttccacttttgaaTCTAAAGATCTGAATCTGAACACATCCTCCAGCCTGAAGGTGTTAGATGTTGAAGATAATGACATCATGAGATTTAGCATCACAACACCTATCTTCCCTCATCTTCACACTATTTACCTTTATAGTATTTTCTCTGAATTGGAATGGGACATCCCTGATAAGTCTTTACTGACAAACATAACACATCTGGAGTTAAGCTACCTCTTAATTGATattgaagaaacacaaaaagtccTGCAGAGTCTTGACTCACTGCAAGAATTACAACTTAATTTCATGTGGCAGTTGTTCAGCGAAGGTCTGTTGCCTACAGTCTGTAAAATACCGACGCTTCGGAGCCTGGATCTGtctgtaaatgatgatgcagaCATCAGTGCCCAACTTGGAGCTTGCTCTCAGCTCAAGGAGCTTTACTTGGGTAATACGAACACCTCTGAAATACCCAAAGGCTCATTAAGTATGATGAAGCAACTGAGGTTGTTGGATCTGCGGCAAAATTTAATCAACAGAGTGCCAGAGGACATAAGAAGCCTCTCCTCCCTCAGGGAACTAAGACTTGGCATCAACCGTATCTCTGAGTTGAGCTGTGAGGATTTCACAAACACGACCAGCCTCACTGAGCTCTTTCTAAACAACAACCCTATTGCCAAACTGGACAGGTGCACCTTCCAAAATCTCAACAACCTTAAGGTTTTAAATATGAGTGGGAACAAGTTGTGGACATTCGAGGGTGCCTTCAAAAAAGGCCTTCCAAACCTAGAGATTTTGCATTTAGGAACAACTTTTGTTTCTGATCTTGTAAAAGGGGATTTTGAGGGTTTAAAGTCCCTAAAACAGTTCGACATAGAATCTAATGACATCAACGTGATAAGAAAAGGAGCTTTTGACACATTGTATAATCTAACAAAGCTCTCCATATATCTTCCTATTTTTTTTGATGATGACTTCAGTGAATTGCAACAATTGGAAGATTTTACGATGTATTTCCCTATTGACGCCAGTTCACTAAAGGATCATGAAAATGtgagcacatttttgtttgacttAAAATCACTGAGAAGGCTCAAAATGGTGTGCATCAGTAATCAAGGACtcatcatgaaaacaaaaatagaaatggTTCAATCAACAAAACTTTTAGAGGAATTCACAGCTGAGAACATATTTCTGACTTCAACAAgcaaagaaacatttcagttcaACTCCAAGCTGAGAAGTTTGAGAATCACAAAGACCTACTTGTCTGATGTGGGTCCTGAACTCTTCTGGCCACTCTCAAACCTACAAACACTGGATCTCTCTAGTACTAATCTAAagtctttggattttttggccCAGGCCAACCTGTCTGCACTCAAATATTTGCATCTCAGTGACAATGGTATAACAGTCATTGATGAGACCATTTTCCAGTCTCTTCCTGCTCTTATTTACCTCGACCTGAGCAACAACCCTTTGACATGTGACTGCTCTAATGCTGGCTTCATCCAATGGGTGAAGAGCAACAACCAAACTCAGGTGGATGGCGCCCATGACTACATCTGTTTCTTCCCTCTGATCAAACAGGGAACCAAGGTGTTGGACTTTGATGTCCAGTCCTGTTGGATGGACGTTGGCTTCCTCTGCTATATCTCCAGCTCTTGTCTGGTGGTGTTAACTCTCCTCACCTCTTTCATCTACCACCTCCTGAGGTGGCAGATTGTCTATGCCTTCCTCCTCTTCCAGGCCTTTCTTTATGacagcaggaagaggaggagaggagctcCTCACCTCTACGATGCCTTCATCTCCTACAATGTTGAGGATGAGGCCTGGGTCTACAGAGAGATGCTTCCAGTGCTGGAGGGAGAGCAGGGCTGGAGACTGTGTCTGCACCACAGAGACTTCCAACCAGGTAAACACTCTAGGTTGTGAGGTGTTTCCCATATAGATTCCAAATTCTTCTTTGTCTGGATCATCCACTGGGACCAATTTTCCTTGGGAGACCTTTCCAGGGCCTAATGCTCCAAGATAACACAGCTCCAATATGTACATGACAAGGTGGAGATTGTTTTGTATACTTTATGTATGCAATTAGGTGCCATTTATTCCCTAGTTTAAGACAAGGGCAGTTTTTAACTACTGTTATAGGTGCACACAGAGGATTCTTTTCATCAGAACTGATctttaaaatagaaaactgtttcAAGGATTAAAAGCACTTTTAGCTGTAGCATAAAATCACTTGTTTCTGaatgtttgtgtctgcaggtaAACCTATCATAGAGAACATCACAGACGCCATCTACAGCAGCAGGAAGACCATCTGTGTGATCAGCCGGAGCTACCTGCAGAGCGAGTGGTGCTCCAGAGAGATCCAGATGGCCAGGTGGGGGTTCTCTTTATTCTTCTCTCATATACTTTAACTGTATTCAAAATTAAAGTTGAAGCATATGAGCAAGGTAGGATAGGGCTGATCAAAAGTGCTGTCTTTTTAACAATATAAACAAGAGTAAAAGTTTCAACATCTAAGATGGTCCAAACATCCATGCAGTCCTGCTCTCAGACAGATGAAGTCCTCTGAACCGTCCTCACAGACTGTCTTGGTGTCGTTTCAGTTTCCGTCTGTTTGATGAGAAGAAGGACGTGTTGATCCTGCTGTTTGTGGAGGAGATCCCCTCTCATCAGCTGTCTCCGTACCACCGCATGAGGAAGCTGGTGAAGAAACGCACCTACCTGAGCTGGCCACAGGCTGGACAACACAAGGGAGTCTTCTGGCAGAACGTCCGGAGGGCTCTGGAGACGGGAGAGTCCGCCAGAGACAACGTGAATCTTCTGACTGGACCAGAGGGATGCTGAGAACATTCCTGAACCTGTGAGCTGAAAAACAGGAGAATCTAAGAGACAAGTTTAATGCTATTTGAGACACTGAATATGAACGAATCagacaatgaaaataaagaccAAGCATCTTGAGCATCTTGAGTTGTTTCAGCTATTGTGGGTTTCCCCTGTTGTTTTTCTGGTAGTGGCTTTTCCACAATACCAACTTGCTGAGTACAATAAATAATCCATGAGTGTCACTCTAGCAAATGTTTATGTGTTCATTCAGAGAGGTCCATTCACTCATTCTGTCTGTTCACACTGACAACTCAACACTGGACTAAATAGACCATAAGACCACCAAATAATGTCCTTGTGCTCCTGATGTACAGCCCTCACCTGAAAATAGAGCAACTCAGAGTTGTTAACAGTTAAAGACACAGCACTGAGGACAACTTTCATTCAAGAATAAGAATAACATGcaacacatgttaaaataaaagccCACAACCACTGATTTCACtactttgaaatgtttaaatgcaaacaaaacTTAATTTTAGGCTTAAGTCTTTCCGTAAGGTCATCTGATAACATGCAATGTATTACAGTGAATTCTTTAAGTTAAATCTATCTGTTCCCACCAAACACTCGACGTCATTTAGACGTTCTTTTTTAGGCTAAATCTAGTCGTCGTAGAAGCCTTAATTTAGTCAAAAAAACAGACATAGAAAATTGGGCTATGTTT comes from Cheilinus undulatus linkage group 16, ASM1832078v1, whole genome shotgun sequence and encodes:
- the LOC121524432 gene encoding toll-like receptor 13, yielding MVNFRPSTVESLSSNSVQRLLLFLLCLLLLHHPSLAYSLNNCTFDFTEDALAEVCMDCTSNGLVSVPDDIPRNAHTVKLSENQIREIKRDDFVNMAKLSFLSLDSNVIAHIDDGSFMYLVSLKELHMASNYLPNLTGNLFQGLSNLSLLDLSNNQINFIHTSAFDFLTSLKTVILNSNKLETVTDIEPVLKLPHLQVLRLKHNLFSTFESKDLNLNTSSSLKVLDVEDNDIMRFSITTPIFPHLHTIYLYSIFSELEWDIPDKSLLTNITHLELSYLLIDIEETQKVLQSLDSLQELQLNFMWQLFSEGLLPTVCKIPTLRSLDLSVNDDADISAQLGACSQLKELYLGNTNTSEIPKGSLSMMKQLRLLDLRQNLINRVPEDIRSLSSLRELRLGINRISELSCEDFTNTTSLTELFLNNNPIAKLDRCTFQNLNNLKVLNMSGNKLWTFEGAFKKGLPNLEILHLGTTFVSDLVKGDFEGLKSLKQFDIESNDINVIRKGAFDTLYNLTKLSIYLPIFFDDDFSELQQLEDFTMYFPIDASSLKDHENVSTFLFDLKSLRRLKMVCISNQGLIMKTKIEMVQSTKLLEEFTAENIFLTSTSKETFQFNSKLRSLRITKTYLSDVGPELFWPLSNLQTLDLSSTNLKSLDFLAQANLSALKYLHLSDNGITVIDETIFQSLPALIYLDLSNNPLTCDCSNAGFIQWVKSNNQTQVDGAHDYICFFPLIKQGTKVLDFDVQSCWMDVGFLCYISSSCLVVLTLLTSFIYHLLRWQIVYAFLLFQAFLYDSRKRRRGAPHLYDAFISYNVEDEAWVYREMLPVLEGEQGWRLCLHHRDFQPGKPIIENITDAIYSSRKTICVISRSYLQSEWCSREIQMASFRLFDEKKDVLILLFVEEIPSHQLSPYHRMRKLVKKRTYLSWPQAGQHKGVFWQNVRRALETGESARDNVNLLTGPEGC